From a region of the Candidatus Bathyarchaeota archaeon genome:
- the trxA gene encoding thioredoxin yields the protein MVGLSQDSTKASHQVARYLQEKGYNAIPVNPNAEQILGQKTYKTLLDIPPETQKTIEIVDIFRPSEDVPPVIDQAIQLKKQHGKPYVIWMQLGVTNQQAAEKAQKAELAVIMNKCIMTEYGHLFGEKEDPELEKIKARKMQERMQKSKSGDEISGPITVTDADFDKAIKEHPLMVIDCWASWCGPCRMIAPIIDELAKEHAGEIVFGKLNVDENPKTATRFSVMGIPTLLIIKNGTEVDRIVGASPKLLIENKLKRYI from the coding sequence ATCGTCGGGCTCTCCCAAGACTCCACAAAAGCAAGCCACCAAGTTGCCCGGTATCTACAAGAAAAAGGCTATAACGCCATACCGGTCAACCCTAACGCAGAACAAATCCTAGGACAAAAAACCTACAAAACCCTACTGGACATACCACCAGAAACACAAAAAACTATAGAAATCGTTGACATCTTCAGACCCTCAGAAGACGTGCCGCCTGTAATAGACCAAGCGATCCAACTGAAAAAGCAACATGGAAAGCCTTATGTAATCTGGATGCAACTCGGAGTAACTAATCAACAAGCTGCAGAAAAAGCTCAAAAAGCCGAACTAGCAGTAATAATGAACAAATGTATAATGACGGAGTATGGTCACTTGTTTGGAGAAAAAGAAGACCCCGAACTAGAAAAAATCAAAGCAAGAAAAATGCAAGAAAGGATGCAAAAATCCAAAAGCGGCGATGAAATCTCTGGCCCAATCACAGTAACAGACGCCGATTTCGACAAGGCTATCAAAGAACATCCACTAATGGTCATAGATTGCTGGGCATCGTGGTGTGGACCCTGCCGCATGATTGCCCCGATTATAGATGAATTAGCCAAAGAGCATGCTGGCGAAATAGTCTTTGGTAAACTTAACGTAGATGAAAACCCGAAGACAGCTACTCGGTTCAGTGTAATGGGAATTCCAACGTTGCTAATTATAAAGAACGGAACAGAAGTGGACCGCATAGTTGGAGCATCCCCGAAGCTGCTAATTGAAAATAAGCTGAAGAGGTATATCTGA
- a CDS encoding DUF2148 domain-containing protein, which translates to MPIIRREGEKEGILEAAKLMLVSARTAPKSAGIDDLVMAIVYGKEKDEIAAEMGKIAEERNIKAFRRDSRNLRDSEAALIIGVKGPKSLSINCGACGYTTCEAFNKAEKTQGQDFVGPTCLFKALDLGIALGSAAKTANLLNVDNRIMYRVGTAAKRLKLLPEAHIIMGIPLSASGKSVYFDRSREVQVYR; encoded by the coding sequence ATGCCTATAATTCGCAGAGAAGGAGAAAAGGAAGGAATTCTAGAGGCCGCAAAACTAATGCTGGTCTCGGCAAGAACCGCACCCAAGTCAGCGGGAATCGATGACTTAGTTATGGCGATAGTCTATGGAAAAGAAAAAGATGAAATTGCAGCAGAAATGGGCAAGATTGCAGAAGAAAGGAACATCAAAGCCTTCAGACGAGACAGCAGAAACTTACGCGACTCTGAAGCAGCCTTGATAATCGGCGTAAAAGGACCAAAATCCCTCAGTATCAACTGCGGCGCATGTGGCTACACAACCTGCGAAGCCTTCAACAAAGCGGAAAAAACGCAGGGTCAAGATTTTGTGGGACCTACATGTTTGTTTAAAGCCTTAGATTTGGGTATAGCCTTGGGCTCAGCAGCAAAAACAGCAAATCTCCTTAACGTAGACAACCGAATAATGTATCGGGTTGGAACTGCAGCAAAGAGACTAAAATTACTGCCAGAAGCCCATATCATTATGGGGATACCTCTCTCTGCTAGCGGCAAAAGTGTCTACTTCGACAGATCTAGAGAGGTACAAGTATACCGCTGA
- a CDS encoding dienelactone hydrolase family protein, which produces MQVSFRSKDETLLATLYGDSSVGIVLCPPHPLYGGSKDDTRIVRVARELASHDVSALCIDYGGYGKGVKEIQNVLDAISFMRKRVDSLGLLGYSFGAVVASNVAVQAEINCFVAISILKKVNSLKANLDFDCPKLFVHGKHDKVAPYSDFKQLYKKARERKEKLVLDTDHFYMDDYPTTIDLASQSICEFFKEAFSK; this is translated from the coding sequence ATGCAGGTAAGTTTCAGAAGTAAGGATGAGACCTTGCTCGCAACTCTGTATGGGGATTCATCTGTGGGAATTGTTCTTTGTCCGCCACATCCTCTGTACGGTGGCAGCAAGGATGATACTAGAATTGTTAGAGTTGCCAGAGAACTTGCGTCTCATGACGTCTCGGCTTTGTGCATAGATTATGGTGGTTATGGCAAAGGAGTCAAGGAGATTCAAAATGTGTTGGATGCGATTTCGTTCATGCGGAAAAGAGTTGATTCTTTAGGTCTTTTGGGATATTCTTTTGGCGCCGTAGTCGCGTCTAATGTAGCGGTTCAAGCTGAGATTAATTGTTTTGTTGCCATTTCGATTCTGAAGAAAGTGAATAGCCTAAAGGCAAACTTGGACTTTGATTGCCCCAAACTCTTTGTACATGGAAAACACGACAAAGTAGCGCCATACTCGGATTTTAAACAACTCTACAAAAAAGCAAGAGAAAGAAAAGAGAAACTTGTTTTAGACACAGATCATTTCTACATGGATGACTATCCAACAACAATTGATTTAGCTTCACAAAGTATATGTGAATTTTTCAAAGAGGCATTTTCCAAATAA
- the arsM gene encoding arsenite methyltransferase, translated as MLILEEEKIRKNVREGYTKIAKNGLCCSPTTSCCGSSATYEELSKKMGYADKELKSIPEGANLGLGCGNPIALASLKEGETVVDLGSGAGVDCFLAAKRVGEKGKVIGVDMTPEMIDKARENARKGNYKNVEFRLGEIENLPVADNTADVIISNCVINLAPNKRRVFEEAFRALKPGGRLMVSDIVLLKELPEALKKRAHPASCIRGAVMKDKYIETIEHAGFQKVNTIKETHYSFEDIVNDPDAKVIVAEHNKNTQELRSVSELEEESREIVKDALVSTMSINVSAVKPSK; from the coding sequence GTGTTAATCTTGGAGGAGGAGAAGATAAGGAAAAACGTGAGGGAAGGATACACCAAAATAGCCAAAAATGGACTTTGTTGTAGCCCTACAACTTCATGCTGCGGCAGTTCCGCTACATACGAGGAACTGAGCAAGAAAATGGGCTACGCCGACAAAGAGCTAAAGTCTATTCCTGAAGGTGCCAATCTTGGTCTTGGTTGTGGAAATCCTATCGCACTAGCATCTCTTAAAGAAGGTGAAACAGTTGTTGATCTTGGCTCTGGCGCTGGTGTTGACTGCTTCCTTGCAGCAAAAAGGGTCGGAGAAAAAGGAAAAGTCATCGGTGTAGATATGACTCCCGAGATGATAGATAAGGCAAGAGAAAACGCCCGAAAAGGCAACTACAAGAATGTTGAGTTTAGATTAGGAGAGATCGAAAACCTACCTGTCGCAGACAACACTGCTGACGTGATCATCTCAAACTGTGTAATCAACCTTGCGCCAAATAAGAGGAGAGTTTTTGAAGAAGCATTTAGAGCGCTAAAACCTGGAGGAAGATTAATGGTTTCAGACATTGTTTTGCTGAAAGAACTCCCAGAAGCCCTAAAGAAGAGAGCACATCCTGCCAGCTGCATCCGGGGGGCAGTGATGAAAGACAAATACATAGAAACAATTGAACATGCAGGGTTTCAAAAAGTGAACACTATTAAGGAAACGCATTATTCTTTCGAAGACATTGTGAATGACCCTGACGCAAAAGTCATCGTTGCTGAACACAACAAAAATACCCAAGAATTAAGAAGCGTCTCTGAACTAGAGGAAGAATCAAGAGAGATCGTAAAAGACGCTCTAGTCTCAACCATGAGTATCAACGTTTCAGCAGTAAAACCTTCAAAATGA
- a CDS encoding Lrp/AsnC family transcriptional regulator, whose amino-acid sequence MKTKNQLVILDDLDWAILKILQENARQTYTEIGRRLNLAHSTVYDRIKRMERYGVIRRYCVMIDPKKAGVKLLTAIVTVFTNPKESGKVAEQLAKQEQVVEVFISLSEELLIIAKIVAEDQEKLHSFLAQFVAPLQGVLRIRTSIITRKYKEETFSFQSGN is encoded by the coding sequence ATGAAGACTAAGAATCAACTGGTTATTCTCGACGATTTAGACTGGGCAATACTAAAAATCCTACAAGAAAATGCCAGACAGACATATACGGAAATTGGGCGGCGCTTGAATTTGGCGCACTCTACTGTATATGACCGCATAAAGAGGATGGAGAGATATGGAGTAATCAGAAGATATTGCGTTATGATTGACCCCAAAAAAGCCGGAGTGAAACTGCTTACGGCAATTGTAACAGTTTTTACCAATCCGAAAGAAAGCGGAAAAGTTGCAGAACAACTGGCAAAGCAAGAACAGGTAGTAGAAGTCTTCATCTCGCTCTCTGAGGAATTACTAATAATTGCAAAAATAGTAGCTGAAGACCAAGAGAAATTACATTCTTTTCTTGCACAGTTCGTGGCCCCCCTGCAGGGCGTACTTCGCATTAGAACTTCCATTATCACACGGAAATATAAAGAAGAAACTTTTTCCTTCCAAAGCGGAAACTAA
- a CDS encoding PKD domain-containing protein, with product MCTYAVKSLRLSVLGLIILMLFSLCLLNPAKADPAAILKVSLPDGIYVGPDSDPWLSECWLLNLTGISQTFTVRINNTSAAKRSYDTHLIIALNDIGYDNLENLVVNSTSIPKSAFQYGTPTPYNLWTWPPGDVYPTWFNDTYVNVGTVPRKGYKEVVVSATFSNTTGIRMHFDAYGSKVNTPPTSTGDITHNSISKDSTVLFQAGPPAPQHPIAKFFYDPAYPNTDEIVTFNASESYDPDGYIVSYSWNFGDGPPVVIESDPITNHTYTAFGNYTVILVVTDNDGLTDNSTAIISVRQHPVAAFSFSPSDPLEHEVVTFDASASTPDGGVIISYEWNFGDGNITTVTSSIINHTYSTFGNYTVTLNVTDSEGKWDTESEPITVEALPIADFWWSPFYPYTYENVTFDASDSTPDGGVLISYTWNFGDGPPVVIESDPITTHRYTANGSFTVTLNITDSEGRWDTESKIITVSLRRYYLTVKTDPDNITTIQGEDWYDESTSVSLAAPEFVQVSTGVQYRLSYWDVDNNTIQGNPIVVQMDDNHTATAHYVLQYYLTITTNPSGATTPSGEGWYDAGAYAPISTDELIDIVPGSSRYKFFGWTTANMSEITDPTSSSTTVLMDKAKTVTANYETQYYLTVETHPLGIAAIPGEGWYDESTNVPLAAPSVVDYKFLHWEVDGFPQDAGDESISVRMNMSHTAIACYEEIIIGGSTVSVKSPLLPTWISLNVMLITVVFITSSWLRKRRMRTK from the coding sequence ATGTGCACGTACGCAGTCAAGTCATTACGCTTGAGTGTTTTAGGTCTTATAATTCTAATGCTTTTCTCCCTCTGTCTCCTAAATCCCGCAAAAGCCGACCCCGCAGCCATCCTCAAGGTTTCTCTTCCAGATGGCATATACGTCGGCCCCGATTCAGATCCATGGTTAAGCGAATGTTGGCTGTTAAACCTAACTGGAATATCCCAAACTTTCACCGTGAGAATCAACAACACAAGCGCTGCAAAAAGATCATACGACACACACCTCATTATTGCCCTAAATGACATCGGCTACGACAACCTTGAAAATCTTGTTGTGAATAGTACCTCTATACCGAAATCAGCATTCCAATATGGCACCCCAACTCCATACAACCTTTGGACTTGGCCGCCAGGTGATGTTTATCCTACATGGTTTAACGATACCTATGTCAATGTTGGAACTGTACCCCGTAAAGGGTACAAGGAAGTCGTAGTTTCTGCAACATTTTCAAATACAACAGGCATTAGGATGCATTTTGACGCCTACGGAAGTAAAGTTAATACTCCACCTACAAGTACCGGCGACATAACTCACAACTCCATTTCCAAAGATTCCACAGTTTTGTTCCAAGCTGGACCGCCAGCACCTCAACATCCAATAGCCAAGTTCTTTTATGACCCAGCCTATCCGAACACAGATGAAATAGTAACTTTCAATGCTTCCGAAAGCTACGATCCAGACGGCTATATCGTTAGTTATAGCTGGAATTTCGGAGACGGACCCCCCGTCGTTATAGAAAGCGACCCAATAACAAATCACACTTACACTGCCTTTGGAAACTACACAGTAATACTGGTTGTCACGGATAATGACGGTCTTACAGACAACTCCACAGCAATCATAAGTGTCAGACAGCATCCCGTCGCCGCTTTCAGTTTTTCGCCATCTGACCCATTGGAGCATGAGGTAGTAACCTTCGACGCATCAGCTTCAACACCTGATGGAGGGGTCATTATCAGCTACGAGTGGAATTTTGGAGACGGAAACATCACGACCGTGACCTCCTCCATCATAAACCACACGTATTCCACGTTTGGAAACTACACAGTCACTCTGAACGTGACAGACAGCGAGGGAAAATGGGACACAGAATCCGAACCGATTACGGTTGAAGCTTTGCCTATCGCTGACTTCTGGTGGTCGCCGTTTTATCCCTACACATACGAAAATGTCACCTTTGACGCTTCAGACTCGACCCCTGACGGCGGGGTTTTAATCAGTTACACTTGGAATTTCGGAGACGGACCCCCCGTCGTTATAGAAAGCGACCCAATAACAACACACCGTTACACTGCGAATGGAAGCTTTACAGTAACCTTAAACATAACGGACAGCGAAGGCAGATGGGATACAGAATCAAAGATAATCACCGTTAGCCTTCGCAGATACTATTTGACAGTGAAGACAGATCCAGATAACATCACAACGATTCAGGGTGAAGACTGGTATGATGAAAGTACCAGTGTCAGTTTGGCAGCGCCAGAATTTGTTCAAGTCTCAACAGGTGTCCAATACAGGCTCAGCTATTGGGATGTTGACAACAACACAATTCAGGGAAACCCCATCGTTGTGCAAATGGATGATAATCACACAGCAACTGCTCACTACGTCCTACAATACTACTTGACAATAACAACAAATCCCAGCGGTGCCACCACTCCTTCTGGCGAAGGATGGTATGATGCTGGGGCATACGCACCGATTTCTACAGATGAACTTATCGACATTGTGCCCGGTTCATCCCGTTACAAGTTCTTCGGCTGGACAACAGCCAACATGTCTGAAATAACTGATCCCACTTCTTCCTCGACAACAGTGTTAATGGATAAGGCTAAAACTGTAACTGCAAACTACGAGACCCAATACTATTTGACGGTTGAGACTCATCCATTAGGGATTGCAGCAATTCCAGGCGAAGGTTGGTATGACGAATCTACAAATGTGCCTCTTGCCGCACCTTCAGTTGTAGACTATAAGTTTCTCCATTGGGAGGTTGACGGATTTCCGCAGGATGCGGGTGATGAATCAATTTCAGTAAGGATGAACATGTCTCATACTGCCATCGCTTGCTACGAAGAGATTATTATAGGAGGCTCTACAGTTTCCGTAAAGTCGCCTCTACTGCCCACATGGATAAGCCTAAACGTTATGCTCATCACTGTCGTCTTTATTACGTCGTCTTGGTTAAGAAAACGGCGAATGAGAACCAAATAG
- a CDS encoding DUF1947 domain-containing protein — protein MAKIERQFLKEKEAKKLLSEFFERAKIHTQQLPVLKPPIELAKTNNEEIFLFNRKPIFVKSDNALFPTLVSHELLSKLPKATVNMGAVPYVCNGADIMAPGIVNFEGTFNKEDIVVISDERHQKPIAIAIALYSTEKAKKLEHGKILKNIHYIGDELWNTVKQLDSAR, from the coding sequence GTGGCGAAAATCGAACGTCAGTTCCTGAAAGAAAAGGAAGCAAAGAAGTTACTCTCAGAATTCTTCGAAAGAGCTAAAATCCACACTCAACAGTTACCAGTGCTGAAGCCACCTATCGAACTTGCTAAAACTAATAATGAAGAAATATTTCTATTTAATAGAAAGCCAATTTTCGTAAAGTCAGACAACGCCCTCTTTCCTACACTTGTATCTCACGAACTTTTATCAAAGCTGCCGAAAGCTACGGTAAACATGGGAGCAGTCCCATACGTCTGTAACGGAGCAGATATTATGGCTCCAGGCATTGTCAATTTTGAAGGAACTTTCAATAAAGAAGACATTGTCGTAATCTCTGACGAACGCCACCAAAAACCCATAGCTATTGCCATAGCACTTTACAGCACAGAAAAGGCAAAGAAACTTGAGCATGGAAAAATTCTAAAAAACATCCATTACATTGGAGACGAATTGTGGAACACAGTGAAACAACTAGATTCTGCAAGATAA